The genomic region AGCTGCTACGGCTTCCATAACTGCCTCGCTCATTGTAGGGTGAGGGTGTACCGTCTTGATGATCTCGTGACCTGTAGTCTCCAATTTGCGGGCCACTACTGCCTCTGCAATCATATCGGTAACGCCTGCACCAATCATATGGCAGCCAAGCCATTCACCGTATTTTGCATCGAAAATCACCTTGATAAAGCCGTCAGCATTACCTGCTGCTTTTGCTTTCCCAGAAGCTGAGAATGGGAATTTACCTACTTTGATATCGTAGCCCTTTTCTTTTGCCTGCTTTTCTGTTAAGCCCACTGAGGCAATCTCTGGAGTACAATAGGTACAACCTGGGATATTGCCATAATCAAGCGGCTCAACGTGCAAGCCTTTGATCTTCTCAACACAAAGGATACCCTCAGCAGAAGCTACGTGTGCCAAAGCCTGTCCTGGCACCACATCGCCAATAGCATAATAGCCTGGCACATTAGTCTGATAGAATTTGTCTACTTGAATCTTATCGCGATCTACCTTGATGCCTACATCTTCCAAGCCAATACCTTCAATGTTGGTCTTGATACCTACAGCTGAAAGGAGGATATCTGCCTCAAGCACTTCCTCACCTTTAGCGGTTTTCACATAAGCCTTTACGCCTTTGCCTGAGGTGTCTACCTTAGTAACTTCGGCTGAGGTAAGGATGTTGATACCGATCTTCTTGAAGCTGCGCTCTAATTGCTTTGATACTTCCTCGTCTTCCACAGGAACGATGTTTGGCATAAACTCAACGATGGTTACCTCAGTGCCCATAGAGTTGTAGAAATAAGCAAACTCAATACCGATAGCACCACTACCTACTACGATCATTTTCTTAGGTAGCTCAGGCAGGGTAAGGGCTTGTCGATAGCCGATAACCTTCTTGCCGTCCTGTGGCAAAGCAGGCAATTCGCGTGAGCGTGCCCCTGTGGCAATGATAATATGGTCAGCAGCATATTCAGTCTTCTTGCCATCTTTATCAGTAACCTCTACCTTCTTGCCTGGTTTAAGTTTCCCAAAACCTTCAATCACGTCAATCTTGTTCTTCTTCATCAGGAATTGCACCCCTTTGCTCATACCGTCAGCCACCTCACGGCTGCGTTTTACTACTGCTTTGAAGTCCTTGTCAAAGCCTTTCACCACTAAACCGTAGTCAGCAGCGTGTTTCAGATACTCAAACACTTGAGCCGATTTCAAAAGGGCTTTAGTAGGGATACAACCCCAGTTAAGGCATACACCGCCTAAGTTCTCTTTTTCAATTAAGCCTACTTTAAAGCCTAATTGTGAAGCGCGAATGGCTGTAACATAGCCACCTGGTCCACTTCCAAGTACAATAATGTCGTATTTACTCATTTTCTTAAATTATTTATCAATTCTAATTGAGGCTACAAAGTTACGAAGTCTATTTTGAATGACCAAATAAAAATTACTTTTTCTTACAAAAAAAACACTTCTTACCCTTTTTCATTCAAACCTTAAATACCTCTATCAACACTAACAATCAATCAATTAAAAACACAAAAGCCCCCTCCTACCCTCTCTCACATTTCCTCCTTCAAAGAACCATCGCACTCCTGATCACTAATCACTAACCCCTAATCACTAACCTAAATATTCTTCGTCAGCAGTGCCACTAGCTTATTATTCGGGTAAAACTCCTTCAGCACCACTTTCAGCACCGTATAAGCAGGAATTGCCACCACCATCCCTACAATGCCGAAGAGCGTACCACTGATCAGCGTAATGAGGAAAATCTCCAAAGCCGTCGACTTCACCGAATTAGAGAATATCAAAGGCTGACTAAACACATTATCAATGAATTGCCCCACTAAGAACCCAATAAGCACATAGATCGTCGTAGGGAGCGACACACTCATAAAATCGTTGTGTAGGTTACTACTCATCGTAAGCAATGCCATCAGTACAAAGCCAATAATCGGACCCACATAAGGAATAATATTCAGCAAAGCACATAAAAGGGCTATCATAAAAGCATTTTCCACACCAAAAATGAGTAATACCACCGTGTAAATCACAAAAAGAATAAACAACTGCAACAAAAGACCTATAAAATAGCGCGAAAGTAGGTTGTTAATCTTAAAAATAGACGCTTTTACAGTACGCTTACGCTTATCCGACAGCAAAGATAGCAAAGCAATAAGCATTTTCTTACCATCTTTTAGAAAAAAGAACGTAATGAAGAGCACCGAAAAAAGCCCCACACCAAAACCACTGATAAACGAGATAAACGAATTGAGAAAACTCGGAATATCAATAAAATCCAAAAGCCTTTCCACACCGATGGAGAACTTATTCCCGCGTATGCCCATCGAGGTCAATGTGTAATTTATCAAGCCTTCTACATTCTCTTTCAGCTGATTGACATCAAGCACAGAGAGGTTCTGCCCCTGAGTGATCAGTAGCGGCACAAAGAGGGCAATCACCCCGAGAGTCAATACAATGAAAATCACCAGTACGATAAGCGCCGCCAATGCCTGACTGCGTATCTTACAACGCCGCCTGAGGAACGTAAGCAGCGGCATCCCCATCAAGGTCAGCACAGTAGAAACCACCAAGTACACCACTATCGCCCTAAGCAGATAAAGCGCATAAAGCCCCAGTACCACCAGCACGATCGTAGCCACCGCTCGCAAAATACCACAAGCAATCGTCTTTGCATCCATAAACTTCACTTAAATAAAATGCAAAGGTAATACTTTTTAGTGAGTAACGAGCAATGATCAGCGATTAATTTTTATAAATAGTGCAGCAGAGTGCCGTGCTCGGAAGCCTAAAACAAATAGGTAATATGAGCCTATCCCAAACGAACGAGATACGGAGCCCATTCGGATAGATCTCGAAGATCTAATGCGAGCACCCACAACGGCAACCGAACGAACGGTACAGGAACGGTATAGGAAGCGTGAACGAAGATATTAGGATAGTATTAGGTTGGTATTAGGTTAGTATTAGGTTTAGCGAAAAACTATCGAATAATCAACGAATTACAAAACCACTAAAAAAGCTTCTTTAGAGGGCAGTAATCAGAGAGCAGAGAGTAGAGAGCAGCCCTGACCTCTGATCTCTGACCTCTGATCTCTGACCTCTGATCTCTGACCTCTGACCTCTGACCTCTGACCTCTGACCTCTAAAAACACTCCTTTTAAGCCCATATAAAGCACTTGACTTCATTTTCCGCACCCCCTCTTACTCTCCTATAATAGGTGATAAAATACGCTTATTTTAAGATAGTAGCCTTGCACAAGAAAAACTTTTTTAACTGTAAAGGACTTCACTTTCAGTTGATTAAAAAATAGGGGTAAAAAAAATAGCACTTTTATTTGGTCAGTTTGCCGAAAAGTAGTAATTTAGCCCGCTAAATGTAATAAAACATTTTATAAGTTATAAAGTAAAAAATTATGACAGAAAGAGAGAAACTCATCCCTGTGGATATCAGTGATGAGATGAAATCAGCCTACATCGATTATTCGATGTCGGTGATCGTATCACGCGCACTGCCTGACGTCCGCGATGGGCTCAAGCCTGTGCACCGCCGTGTGCTCTTCGGGATGTCCGAACTCGGGGTAGCCAGCAATAAGCCTTATAAGAAATCGGCGCGTATCGTCGGGGAAGTACTCGGTAAGTTCCACCCACACGGCGATACGGCTGTATATGACACAATGGTGCGTATGGCACAGAGTTGGAGTATGCGCTATATGCTCGTCGATGGGCAGGGTAACTTCGGTTCGGTAGACGGCGACTCGCCTGCGGCTATGCGTTACACCGAGGCTCGTATGCGCAAGTTCGCTGAAGAAATGCTAGTGGATATCGACAAGGAAACGGTGGATATGCAGCTAAACTTCGACGACACCATTGAAGAGCCTACTGTACTGCCTACGCGTATCCCAACGCTGCTGGCTAACGGCTCCTCAGGGATCGCTGTGGGGATGGCTACCAATATGCCGCCGCACAACCTCAGCGAGGTAGTCGATGGTACGATTGCTTATATCGATAACCCTGAAATTGAGATCGATGAGCTGATGAAGTACATCAAGGCTCCTGACTTCCCAACGGCGGGGGTGATCTACGGCTATGAAGGCGTAAAAGAGGCTTTCCGTACAGGTCGTGGACGGGTGATTATCCGTGCCAAAGCCAATATAGAAGAGGTGAAAGGGCGCGAGTGTATCGTGGTTACCGAAATCCCTTATCAGGTGAATAAAGCCTTGATGATCAAGCAAACTTCGGAGCTCGTCAAAGAAGGTAAGCTCGATGGTGTAGCCGATATTAAGGATGAGAGTTCGCGTGGTAATACGCGCATTATCTATATTTTAAAGCGCGATGCCGTTGCCAACGTAGTGCTGAACAACCTCTTTAAGCATACGCCGCTGCAAACCTCTTTCAGTGTGAATAATATCGTGCTGGTAAATGGTCGCCCGCAGCTGCTAAACCTCAAGGATTTGGTGCATTATTTTGTGGAACACCGCTACGATGTGGTATACCGCCGCACTGAGTTCGAATTGCGCAAAGCCAAAGAGCGCGCTCACATCTTAGAGGGTTTGATTATCGCTTCGGACAATATCGACGAGGTGATTGCTATCATCCGTTCGTCAAAGAGTCCTGATGAGGCGCGCACCCGATTGATGGAGCGTTTTGAGCTTACTGACATACAATCGCGTGCCATTGTGGAAATGCGCTTGCGTCAGCTCACAGGATTAGAGCAGGATAAGCTCCGCGCTGAGTATGAAGAAGTAAAGGCACTCATCTTGGATTTGGAAGATATTCTGGCAAAGAAAGAACGCCGCACAGAGATCATCAAACAAGAGCTTTTGGAAGTAAAAGAGAAGTTCGGCGATGAGCGTCGTTCCGTAATCGAATACGCAGGCGGTGAGTTCAGCGTGGAAGATATGATTCCTGATGACAATATGGTGATCACTATCACCCACGCGGGGTATATCAAACGTACGCCGCTGAATGAATACAAAACACAAAATCGCGGCGGTGTAGGACAAAAAGCCTCCAACACCCGCGATCAGGACTTCTTAGAACATCTCTTTGTAAGCTCCAATCACCAATATATGCTGTTCTTTACGCAGAAAGGCAAGTGCTTTTGGATGCGCGTTTACGAAATACCTGAAGGTAGCAAAACTGCCAAAGGGCGCGCTATTCAAAACCTGATCAACATCGAGCAGGGAGACAAAATTAAGGCTTTCGTAAGCGTGAAGAACCTCAAGGATACGGAATATATCAACAGCAATTACCTGATTATGGCAACAAAGCAGGGTATTGTGAAGAAGACGCTCCTCGAGCAGTACTCGCGTCCACGTCAGAACGGGATTAACGCCATTACCATCAAGGAGGGAGATGAGCTTATCGAAGCACGACTCACCTCAGGTAACAGTCAGCTGATGCTCGCTATCAAATCAGGGCGTGCGATTCGTTTTGGTGAGGAAAAAGTGCGCGCCGTAGGGCGTAACTCGCAAGGAGTGCGCGGTATCGACTTAAATACAGAGAATGACGAGGTTATCGGGATGATTGCCATTGAAAATCCGAAGGAAGAGACCGTACTCGTGGTTTCTGAGAATGGATATGGCAAGCGCTCGTTTATCGACGACCCAGAAACTGGCGAGGCGGTCTACCGCATTACCAATAGGGGTGGTAAAGGGGTGAAAACTATCTCTATCACCGAGAAAACGGGTAATT from Capnocytophaga haemolytica harbors:
- a CDS encoding AI-2E family transporter, producing MDAKTIACGILRAVATIVLVVLGLYALYLLRAIVVYLVVSTVLTLMGMPLLTFLRRRCKIRSQALAALIVLVIFIVLTLGVIALFVPLLITQGQNLSVLDVNQLKENVEGLINYTLTSMGIRGNKFSIGVERLLDFIDIPSFLNSFISFISGFGVGLFSVLFITFFFLKDGKKMLIALLSLLSDKRKRTVKASIFKINNLLSRYFIGLLLQLFILFVIYTVVLLIFGVENAFMIALLCALLNIIPYVGPIIGFVLMALLTMSSNLHNDFMSVSLPTTIYVLIGFLVGQFIDNVFSQPLIFSNSVKSTALEIFLITLISGTLFGIVGMVVAIPAYTVLKVVLKEFYPNNKLVALLTKNI
- the lpdA gene encoding dihydrolipoyl dehydrogenase; translation: MSKYDIIVLGSGPGGYVTAIRASQLGFKVGLIEKENLGGVCLNWGCIPTKALLKSAQVFEYLKHAADYGLVVKGFDKDFKAVVKRSREVADGMSKGVQFLMKKNKIDVIEGFGKLKPGKKVEVTDKDGKKTEYAADHIIIATGARSRELPALPQDGKKVIGYRQALTLPELPKKMIVVGSGAIGIEFAYFYNSMGTEVTIVEFMPNIVPVEDEEVSKQLERSFKKIGINILTSAEVTKVDTSGKGVKAYVKTAKGEEVLEADILLSAVGIKTNIEGIGLEDVGIKVDRDKIQVDKFYQTNVPGYYAIGDVVPGQALAHVASAEGILCVEKIKGLHVEPLDYGNIPGCTYCTPEIASVGLTEKQAKEKGYDIKVGKFPFSASGKAKAAGNADGFIKVIFDAKYGEWLGCHMIGAGVTDMIAEAVVARKLETTGHEIIKTVHPHPTMSEAVMEAVAAAYGEVIHI
- the gyrA gene encoding DNA gyrase subunit A encodes the protein MTEREKLIPVDISDEMKSAYIDYSMSVIVSRALPDVRDGLKPVHRRVLFGMSELGVASNKPYKKSARIVGEVLGKFHPHGDTAVYDTMVRMAQSWSMRYMLVDGQGNFGSVDGDSPAAMRYTEARMRKFAEEMLVDIDKETVDMQLNFDDTIEEPTVLPTRIPTLLANGSSGIAVGMATNMPPHNLSEVVDGTIAYIDNPEIEIDELMKYIKAPDFPTAGVIYGYEGVKEAFRTGRGRVIIRAKANIEEVKGRECIVVTEIPYQVNKALMIKQTSELVKEGKLDGVADIKDESSRGNTRIIYILKRDAVANVVLNNLFKHTPLQTSFSVNNIVLVNGRPQLLNLKDLVHYFVEHRYDVVYRRTEFELRKAKERAHILEGLIIASDNIDEVIAIIRSSKSPDEARTRLMERFELTDIQSRAIVEMRLRQLTGLEQDKLRAEYEEVKALILDLEDILAKKERRTEIIKQELLEVKEKFGDERRSVIEYAGGEFSVEDMIPDDNMVITITHAGYIKRTPLNEYKTQNRGGVGQKASNTRDQDFLEHLFVSSNHQYMLFFTQKGKCFWMRVYEIPEGSKTAKGRAIQNLINIEQGDKIKAFVSVKNLKDTEYINSNYLIMATKQGIVKKTLLEQYSRPRQNGINAITIKEGDELIEARLTSGNSQLMLAIKSGRAIRFGEEKVRAVGRNSQGVRGIDLNTENDEVIGMIAIENPKEETVLVVSENGYGKRSFIDDPETGEAVYRITNRGGKGVKTISITEKTGNLVAIKSVLEGEDLMIINKSGIAIRLPIDDLRISGRATQGVRLINIKGKDSIAAVTKVMKEDEEENSEESTATEGESEA